One genomic segment of Strix aluco isolate bStrAlu1 chromosome 14, bStrAlu1.hap1, whole genome shotgun sequence includes these proteins:
- the TERB1 gene encoding telomere repeats-binding bouquet formation protein 1 isoform X7 — MENQKVQKKQCDMKTDLNLLLECLKYQMDCPESQKEALITIYSICQQNSEASEYFREIGGLMFINDLAKSSVHCIVKEAALFTLGIIIESNVYCQQTLCTSALFEDLILFLINTDSGVNLKRMSVYVILVLVSNNKSGQTCVRDTGCIGLLLQLFRTTLSTFEVNLSDENTNQCYQLWSSVCSTLCACVNNPQNEDNQNICCSVFPYAKEWLESHTEPEIVRPICSFVGLTVANNLYVQKYFVSVGGLDTLAKVLIKLMRDSCMSHSSTKLAVVVTKTLDACIANDSAMGVVLTKYHTVSELLKLLSNDILDTGEKISIILTIGHCTEVCEENQCELLQNNGLPLMIQILTESQDEELNKAATFVLQNCKQMTEQLSLKINDNLLNVNNAEELDMQVRKRSLRDYWTKAKEILHRINLIEKEHDEERVQGGVFVERSSEANIEASKYHEVNPADPKTYTERTHKVVHCPQLTFKSDDQVLATSVNSSPLKNKIVNAMDPVNASTRQSEQSHIPCSVNELQPDSVLQSHSIKEKTACVKNRSILQVSEHLFKQPAEIVKNMKQACISDQHSFYSEITSEEKSHSTTSASHKMANLRCLGCTAGGLSFNSRTFTKMLQSCPYQCEHHKVILEAEERYKKELHKLAVCNNSRYTTREKILLTPVKKERLHTELSTFRSKKYSFQKQ, encoded by the exons atggaaaatcaaaagGTGCAGAAAAAACAGTGTG ATATGAAAACAGACCTGAATTTACTGCTTGAATGCCTTAAATATCAGATGGACTGCCCTGAATCTCAGAAGGAGGCTTTGATCACTATTTATTCAATTTGTCAACAAAACA gTGAAGCAAGTGAATATTTTCGAGAAATTGGTGGTTTGATGTTTATAAATGATCTTGCAAAGTCAAGTGTTCATTGCATAGTAAAGGAAGCAGCTTTATTTACATTAGGAATTATAATAGAGAGTAACG tttattgTCAACAAACTTTGTGTACTTCTGCATTGTTTGAAgacctaattttatttttaattaatacgGATTCTGGTGTGAACTTGAAAAGAATGTCTGTTTATGTCATCTTAGTACTGGTTTCAAATAATA AAAGTGGGCAAACCTGTGTCAGAGATACAGGCTGCATTGGTCTTCTGCTACAGCTATTCAG AACGACTCTTTCCACGTTTGAGGTGAATCTGTCAGATGAAAATACTAATCAGTGCTATCAGCTGTGGTCTTCAGTCTGCAGTACTCTCTGTGCCTGTGTTAACAATCCTCAGAATG AAGATAATCAAAACATTTGCTGTTCAGTTTTTCCATATGCCAAAGAGTGGCTTGAAAGTCACACAGAGCCTGAGATAGTTCGTCCTATTTGTTCATTTGTTGGTCTCACAGTTGCAAATAACT TATACgtgcagaaatattttgtttctgttggagGATTGGATACGTTAGCTAAAGTTCTCATCAAGCTGATGCGTGATTCCTGTATGAGTCACTCAAGCACAAAACTTGCAGTAGTAGTAACAAAGACTCTggatgcctgcattgctaatgact CTGCCATGGGTGTTGTCTTGACAAAGTATCACACTGTGTCGGAGCTTCTGAAGCTGCTGTCCAATGACATTCTggatacaggagaaaaaataagtaTTATTCTAACAATTGGACACTGTACTGAAGTTtgtg AAGAAAACCAGTGTGAACTGCTCCAGAACAATGGTCTTCCACTTATGATTCAGATATTAACCGAATCTCAGGATGAGGAATTAAATAAAGCTGCTACTTTTGTGCTGCAAAACTGCAAACAAATGA ctGAACAATTGTCCCtgaaaataaatgataatttGTTAAACGTGAACAATGCAGAAGAGTTGGACATGCAAGTCAGAAAAAGAAGTCTACGAGACTACTGGAcgaaagcaaaagaaattttaCACAGAATAAACTTGATTGAAAAAGAACATGATGAG GAAAGAGTGCAAGGAGGAGTATTTGTAGAGAGATCTTCAGAAGCCAATATTGAAGCATCAAAATACCATGAAGTGAATCCTGCTGATCCAAAAACTTACACAGAAAGAACACATAAAGTAGTACATTGTCCACAGTTGACCTTTAAGTCAGATGATCAGGTTCTTGCTACATCTGTAAATTCTtctccactgaaaaataaaatagtgaacGCTATGGATCCAGTAAATGCTTCTACTAGACAAAGTGAACAGAGTCATATTCCATGTTCAGTTAATGAACTGCAGCCAGACAGTGTACTTCAAAGTCACAGTATAAAGGAAAAAACTGCTTGTGTAAAAAATCGGTCTATTCTTCAAGTAAG TGAACACTTATTTAAACAACCAGCAGAGAttgttaaaaatatgaaacaggCATGCATATCAG ATCAACATTCATTCTACTCGGAGATAACCAGTGAAGAAAAAAGTCATTCAACTACATCTGCATCTCATAAAATGGCAAATTTAAGATGTTTAG gtTGTACAGCAGGAGGACTGTCCTTCAATAGCAGAACCTTTACCAAGATGTTGCAAAGTTGTCCGTACCAGTGTGAGCATCACAAAGTCATTCTGGAAGCTGAAGAAAGATATAAAAAGGAGCTTCACAAATTGGCTGTTTGTAACAACAGCAGATACACAACTCGTGAGa AAATACTGCTGACCCCAGTGAAGAAAGAAAGACTGCATACAGAACTATCAACTTTCAGGAGCAAAAAGTATAGTTTCCAAA
- the TERB1 gene encoding telomere repeats-binding bouquet formation protein 1 isoform X6 — MENQKVQKKQCDMKTDLNLLLECLKYQMDCPESQKEALITIYSICQQNSEASEYFREIGGLMFINDLAKSSVHCIVKEAALFTLGIIIESNVYCQQTLCTSALFEDLILFLINTDSGVNLKRMSVYVILVLVSNNKSGQTCVRDTGCIGLLLQLFRTTLSTFEVNLSDENTNQCYQLWSSVCSTLCACVNNPQNEDNQNICCSVFPYAKEWLESHTEPEIVRPICSFVGLTVANNLYVQKYFVSVGGLDTLAKVLIKLMRDSCMSHSSTKLAVVVTKTLDACIANDSAMGVVLTKYHTVSELLKLLSNDILDTGEKISIILTIGHCTEVCEENQCELLQNNGLPLMIQILTESQDEELNKAATFVLQNCKQMTEQLSLKINDNLLNVNNAEELDMQVRKRSLRDYWTKAKEILHRINLIEKEHDEERVQGGVFVERSSEANIEASKYHEVNPADPKTYTERTHKVVHCPQLTFKSDDQVLATSVNSSPLKNKIVNAMDPVNASTRQSEQSHIPCSVNELQPDSVLQSHSIKEKTACVKNRSILQVSEHLFKQPAEIVKNMKQACISDQHSFYSEITSEEKSHSTTSASHKMANLRCLGCTAGGLSFNSRTFTKMLQSCPYQCEHHKVILEAEERYKKELHKLAVCNNSRYTTREKILLTPVKKERLHTELSTFRSKKYSFQSILLTPIRKNKSNTSNRDDYSKNSRLTDDYNLVPTYEK; from the exons atggaaaatcaaaagGTGCAGAAAAAACAGTGTG ATATGAAAACAGACCTGAATTTACTGCTTGAATGCCTTAAATATCAGATGGACTGCCCTGAATCTCAGAAGGAGGCTTTGATCACTATTTATTCAATTTGTCAACAAAACA gTGAAGCAAGTGAATATTTTCGAGAAATTGGTGGTTTGATGTTTATAAATGATCTTGCAAAGTCAAGTGTTCATTGCATAGTAAAGGAAGCAGCTTTATTTACATTAGGAATTATAATAGAGAGTAACG tttattgTCAACAAACTTTGTGTACTTCTGCATTGTTTGAAgacctaattttatttttaattaatacgGATTCTGGTGTGAACTTGAAAAGAATGTCTGTTTATGTCATCTTAGTACTGGTTTCAAATAATA AAAGTGGGCAAACCTGTGTCAGAGATACAGGCTGCATTGGTCTTCTGCTACAGCTATTCAG AACGACTCTTTCCACGTTTGAGGTGAATCTGTCAGATGAAAATACTAATCAGTGCTATCAGCTGTGGTCTTCAGTCTGCAGTACTCTCTGTGCCTGTGTTAACAATCCTCAGAATG AAGATAATCAAAACATTTGCTGTTCAGTTTTTCCATATGCCAAAGAGTGGCTTGAAAGTCACACAGAGCCTGAGATAGTTCGTCCTATTTGTTCATTTGTTGGTCTCACAGTTGCAAATAACT TATACgtgcagaaatattttgtttctgttggagGATTGGATACGTTAGCTAAAGTTCTCATCAAGCTGATGCGTGATTCCTGTATGAGTCACTCAAGCACAAAACTTGCAGTAGTAGTAACAAAGACTCTggatgcctgcattgctaatgact CTGCCATGGGTGTTGTCTTGACAAAGTATCACACTGTGTCGGAGCTTCTGAAGCTGCTGTCCAATGACATTCTggatacaggagaaaaaataagtaTTATTCTAACAATTGGACACTGTACTGAAGTTtgtg AAGAAAACCAGTGTGAACTGCTCCAGAACAATGGTCTTCCACTTATGATTCAGATATTAACCGAATCTCAGGATGAGGAATTAAATAAAGCTGCTACTTTTGTGCTGCAAAACTGCAAACAAATGA ctGAACAATTGTCCCtgaaaataaatgataatttGTTAAACGTGAACAATGCAGAAGAGTTGGACATGCAAGTCAGAAAAAGAAGTCTACGAGACTACTGGAcgaaagcaaaagaaattttaCACAGAATAAACTTGATTGAAAAAGAACATGATGAG GAAAGAGTGCAAGGAGGAGTATTTGTAGAGAGATCTTCAGAAGCCAATATTGAAGCATCAAAATACCATGAAGTGAATCCTGCTGATCCAAAAACTTACACAGAAAGAACACATAAAGTAGTACATTGTCCACAGTTGACCTTTAAGTCAGATGATCAGGTTCTTGCTACATCTGTAAATTCTtctccactgaaaaataaaatagtgaacGCTATGGATCCAGTAAATGCTTCTACTAGACAAAGTGAACAGAGTCATATTCCATGTTCAGTTAATGAACTGCAGCCAGACAGTGTACTTCAAAGTCACAGTATAAAGGAAAAAACTGCTTGTGTAAAAAATCGGTCTATTCTTCAAGTAAG TGAACACTTATTTAAACAACCAGCAGAGAttgttaaaaatatgaaacaggCATGCATATCAG ATCAACATTCATTCTACTCGGAGATAACCAGTGAAGAAAAAAGTCATTCAACTACATCTGCATCTCATAAAATGGCAAATTTAAGATGTTTAG gtTGTACAGCAGGAGGACTGTCCTTCAATAGCAGAACCTTTACCAAGATGTTGCAAAGTTGTCCGTACCAGTGTGAGCATCACAAAGTCATTCTGGAAGCTGAAGAAAGATATAAAAAGGAGCTTCACAAATTGGCTGTTTGTAACAACAGCAGATACACAACTCGTGAGa AAATACTGCTGACCCCAGTGAAGAAAGAAAGACTGCATACAGAACTATCAACTTTCAGGAGCAAAAAGTATAGTTTCCAAA